A genomic stretch from Erwinia sp. E_sp_B01_1 includes:
- the nrdG gene encoding anaerobic ribonucleoside-triphosphate reductase-activating protein — protein sequence MNIHAYYPVDIINGPGTRCTLFVAGCEHQCAGCYNKSTWRLNSGRPLTLQQEEQLIADLNDTRIPRQGLSLSGGDPLHPANVAEVLRLVKRVRRECQGKDIWLWTGYRLAELTREQQAVVALIDVLIDGKFVADLKDPALLWRGSSNQVIHYLRK from the coding sequence ATGAATATCCATGCCTATTACCCGGTCGACATCATTAACGGGCCGGGTACCCGCTGTACGCTGTTTGTCGCTGGCTGTGAGCATCAGTGCGCAGGTTGTTACAACAAAAGTACCTGGCGGCTTAACTCCGGACGACCATTGACCCTGCAGCAGGAAGAGCAGCTGATTGCCGATCTGAACGATACACGCATTCCCCGCCAGGGGTTATCCCTGTCGGGCGGCGATCCTCTGCATCCCGCTAACGTGGCGGAAGTATTGCGGCTGGTTAAGCGGGTGCGTCGTGAATGCCAGGGTAAGGATATCTGGCTGTGGACGGGGTACCGGCTGGCAGAGCTGACCCGAGAACAGCAGGCTGTGGTGGCGTTGATTGATGTGCTGATTGACGGCAAATTTGTCGCCGACTTAAAAGATCCGGCGCTGCTCTGGCGCGGAAGCAGCAACCAGGTGATCCACTATCTGCGGAAGTGA